In the Marinomonas algicola genome, one interval contains:
- a CDS encoding DUF3010 family protein has translation MITCGVEIKSNEAILCLLSKDRGLFQIIDCRQIRIPLVQSEDTEAMRKYQFTLKKLFEDYKVNQVAIKERPTKGKFAGSSAGFKIEAAIQLIDSVDVTLISTNELKESIKANPFPIPFSDTGLRAFQEGAFSVAYAVSSER, from the coding sequence ATGATTACATGCGGTGTAGAAATTAAAAGCAACGAAGCGATTCTTTGCTTACTATCAAAAGACAGGGGGTTATTCCAAATTATCGATTGTCGCCAAATTCGCATACCTCTTGTTCAGTCCGAAGACACTGAAGCAATGAGGAAGTATCAATTCACATTGAAAAAACTGTTTGAAGACTACAAAGTAAATCAAGTTGCCATTAAAGAACGACCAACTAAAGGAAAGTTTGCGGGGTCGTCTGCTGGTTTTAAAATAGAGGCCGCTATTCAATTAATCGATTCTGTTGATGTGACGCTTATTAGCACTAACGAGCTAAAGGAATCGATAAAAGCAAATCCATTTCCAATACCTTTTTCTGATACCGGCTTAAGAGCGTTTCAAGAAGGTGCGTTCTCTGTCGCTTATGCAGTAAGTAGCGAACGTTAA
- a CDS encoding DMT family transporter: MILNNKVIKLVLGTVLALVAFAANSIFCRLALGAGVIDASGFTLIRLFSGTITLIILWLLLNKSTKKTESYRTLMQFGSWKGAFYLFIYALSFSYAYLTLETGLGALILFAAVQITMILTNILMGGRLSRSEWCGVIIAFSGFVYLVSPTITSPSLEGFLLMTASGVAWGFYSMNGKSSKKPLEDTLGNFVRTLPALIFLFVATFDALSLTVTGVIFALASGVLASGLGYAIWYSILPLLKGTTPAVLQLLVPVLAAIGGVFFVGEAFSLHVLLSSSFILGGVLMVLFSKKIV; the protein is encoded by the coding sequence GTGATTCTTAATAACAAAGTAATAAAATTAGTGCTTGGCACGGTGTTGGCTTTAGTTGCCTTTGCTGCAAACTCAATTTTTTGTCGTTTGGCGCTAGGCGCTGGTGTGATCGATGCGTCTGGATTTACCCTCATTCGTTTATTTTCTGGGACGATCACCTTAATTATTCTTTGGTTGCTGTTAAATAAATCAACAAAAAAGACAGAGAGTTATCGAACCTTGATGCAGTTTGGAAGTTGGAAAGGTGCGTTTTATTTATTTATATATGCCCTTTCGTTTTCTTATGCCTACCTTACATTAGAGACAGGTCTGGGTGCTTTGATCTTGTTTGCAGCGGTGCAGATAACCATGATTTTGACCAATATACTAATGGGAGGGCGACTATCAAGAAGTGAGTGGTGTGGTGTGATAATCGCGTTCTCTGGCTTTGTTTATTTAGTGTCACCAACGATTACGTCTCCATCATTGGAAGGTTTTCTCTTAATGACCGCTTCTGGTGTCGCTTGGGGGTTTTACAGTATGAATGGCAAATCGTCGAAAAAACCATTGGAGGACACTCTAGGAAATTTTGTTCGGACGCTCCCAGCTTTGATTTTCCTGTTCGTTGCCACATTTGATGCATTGTCACTAACCGTTACGGGGGTGATCTTTGCTCTTGCGTCTGGTGTGCTTGCGTCAGGTTTAGGTTATGCCATTTGGTATTCTATTTTGCCCTTACTAAAAGGTACAACTCCCGCCGTATTGCAGCTCTTGGTACCTGTCCTTGCGGCAATTGGTGGTGTGTTTTTCGTTGGTGAAGCCTTTAGTTTACATGTGTTGTTATCGTCATCGTTTATTCTTGGAGGCGTGCTAATGGTCCTTTTTTCCAAAAAAATCGTTTAA
- a CDS encoding DUF4402 domain-containing protein — MTISKIQKRIVVGSILLGAASFSMAETVNTTATVTVQNAFNLVEATPFSVGTIRATADPAGTATATVIIPADGSAPTAATSGAPAAVSVLTAGAPATYTVDSAAGFTSLTLTLPSGPINLAAAAAPPGTPKFTLGTFTGYITSGPNNGTAYAAANLQTDATGAVSFSVGATLTTDTATSTSPYIDGDYTGTFPIIVIY; from the coding sequence ATGACTATATCAAAAATACAAAAGCGTATTGTAGTTGGCTCGATTTTACTTGGTGCGGCTTCATTCTCCATGGCTGAAACAGTAAACACAACCGCCACAGTGACGGTACAAAATGCCTTCAACCTAGTTGAAGCAACGCCATTTAGTGTTGGTACAATCAGAGCAACAGCTGACCCAGCGGGCACTGCAACGGCGACAGTTATTATTCCTGCCGATGGATCCGCGCCAACAGCGGCAACATCCGGTGCTCCAGCGGCCGTATCAGTATTGACAGCGGGTGCTCCAGCCACCTATACCGTAGACAGTGCAGCAGGCTTCACTAGCTTAACCCTAACGCTTCCAAGCGGACCAATTAACCTAGCGGCCGCGGCTGCGCCTCCAGGTACACCAAAATTCACCTTAGGCACATTCACGGGCTATATCACGAGTGGTCCAAACAATGGTACAGCGTATGCTGCTGCAAACTTGCAAACGGATGCAACGGGGGCTGTTTCATTTTCAGTTGGTGCAACATTAACAACTGACACTGCCACTTCCACATCACCTTATATTGATGGGGACTATACAGGTACTT